A region from the Triticum aestivum cultivar Chinese Spring chromosome 3D, IWGSC CS RefSeq v2.1, whole genome shotgun sequence genome encodes:
- the LOC123076402 gene encoding GRAS family protein RAD1-like encodes MVGMATNPFPTSWQTQEGASICTNQELDYEHPHYLGIEEVALDGVELELGPRAPKATKVDYLSSPYNASWPPAQADFESSRVRKTKQFRDVLETCKQKVEAMEALEHSPPVSGGGFEEQAGEAVVAVGDVGGGGGGSGADGMRLVQLLVACAEAVACRDRAQAAALLRELQVGAPVHGTAFQRVASCFVQGLADRLALAHPPALGPASMAFSVPRSSCLDGARGEALAVAYELCPYLRFAHFVANASILEAFDGESNVHVVDLGMTMGLNRGHQWRALLDGLATRAGGKPARVRVTGAGAGLDTMRAVGREIEAYAEELGMCLEFRAVDRTLESLHVDDLCIDAHEAVAINSVLELHCVVKESRGALNSVLQTIRKLSPKAFVLVEQDAGHNGPFFLGRFMEALHYYAALFDALDAALPRYDARRARVEQFHYGAEIRNVVGCEGAARVERHERADQWRRRMSRAGFQSMPIKMAAKAREWLEENAGGSGYTVAEEKGCLVLGWKGKPVIAASCWKC; translated from the coding sequence ATGGTGGGCATGGCAACCAACCCCTTCCCTACTTCATGGCAAACACAGGAAGGTGCTTCAATTTGCACTAATCAAGAACTAGACTACGAGCATCCTCACTACCTCGGCATTGAGGAGGTAGCGCTCGACGGCGTCGAGCTGGAGCTCGGCCCCCGGGCTCCCAAGGCGACCAAGGTCGACTACCTCAGCTCGCCGTACAACGCCTCATGGCCGCCTGCGCAGGCCGACTTCGAGTCGTCGCGCGTCAGGAAGACGAAGCAGTTCCGCGACGTCCTTGAGACCTGCAAGCagaaggtggaggccatggaggctTTGGAGCACTCGCCGCCTGTGTCCGGTGGTGGGTTCGAGGAACAAGCAGGTGAGGCTGTGGTCGCTGTGGGAGATgtcgggggtggtggcggtggcagcGGGGCTGACGGCATGCGGCTCGTGCAGCTTCTTGTTGCATGCGCCGAGGCGGTGGCGTGCCGCGACCGCGCACAGGCTGCGGCGCTGCTGCGCGAGCTCCAGGTCGGCGCGCCCGTGCACGGCACGGCGTTCCAGCGCGTCGCGTCGTGCTTCGTGCAGGGCCTGGCGGACCGGCTGGCCCTGGCGCACCCACCGGCGCTGGGCCCGGCGAGCATGGCGTTCAGCGTCCCGCGCTCGTCATGCCTTGACGGAGCGCGCGGCGAGGCGCTCGCCGTGGCGTACGAGCTGTGCCCGTACCTGCGCTTCGCGCACTTCGTGGCGAACGCGTCCATCCTGGAAGCCTTCGATGGAGAGAGCAACGTCCACGTGGTTGACCTCGGCATGACAATGGGCCTGAACCGCGGCCACCAGTGGCGCGCCCTGCTAGACGGCCTTGCCACGCGGGCCGGCGGCAAGCCGGCACGCGTGCGCgtcaccggcgccggcgccggcttgGACACCATGAGGGCCGTCGGGCGCGAGATCGAGGCGTACGCGGAGGAGCTCGGGATGTGCCTTGAGTTCAGGGCCGTCGACCGCACCCTGGAGAGCCTCCACGTCGACGACCTCTGCATCGATGCCCACGAGGCCGTGGCCATCAACAGCGTCCTGGAGCTGCACTGCGTGGTGAAGGAGAGCCGCGGCGCGCTCAACTCGGTGCTGCAGACCATCCGAAAGCTCTCGCCGAAGGCGTTCGTGCTCGTGGAGCAGGACGCCGGCCACAACGGGCCATTCTTCCTCGGGCGGTTCATGGAGGCGCTCCACTACTACGCCGCCTTGTTCGATGCGCTGGACGCGGCTCTCCCGCGCTACGACGCCCGCCGCGCGCGCGTGGAGCAGTTCCACTATGGCGCCGAGATCCGCAACGTGGTCGGGTGCGAGGGCGCGGCGCGCGTGGAGCGGCACGAGCGCGCGGACCAGTGGCGGCGCCGCATGAGCCGCGCGGGCTTCCAGTCCATGCCGATCAAGATGGCGGCCAAGGCGCGGGAGTGGCTGGAGGAGAACGCCGGCGGCAGCGGGTACACGGTGGCCGAGGAGAAGGGGTGCCTCGTGCTTGGATGGAAGGGCAAGCCCGTCATCGCCGCCTCGTGCTGGAAATGCTAG